One window of Manihot esculenta cultivar AM560-2 chromosome 17, M.esculenta_v8, whole genome shotgun sequence genomic DNA carries:
- the LOC110604706 gene encoding uncharacterized protein LOC110604706, whose protein sequence is MQDSGSTVSFCPSFNSYSSDHLADIAARVGKEEANNMVTDFRNQNDHESSSSSSDEDDDDFEFVLVRQDPDDYTTTDGDHKVGFPIFPLFDRDLLLKYGNESKDQSQDQKSSTVRLQLKNLFIEDRDPPSSSSSEADELEGILPETYCIWTPQKSSLLASPSASPSRCKKSNSTGSSSKQRWRLRDLLHLRRSSSDGKESFIFLNPDNHKNSNNNVNLGKKKEEKFEKGKIVATRAGKAKEKVSAHEVFYVRNKALKEGDKRKSYLPYRPELVGFFANVNGLGRNFSPI, encoded by the coding sequence ATGCAAGATTCAGGTTCTACGGTGTCGTTTTGTCCCAGCTTCAATAGCTACTCCTCCGATCATCTAGCTGATATTGCAGCTAGAGTAGGGAAAGAGGAAGCAAACAATATGGTTACCGATTTCAGAAACCAAAACGACCACgaaagcagcagcagcagcagtgaTGAAGATGACGACGATTTCGAGTTCGTTTTGGTCCGCCAAGATCCCGACGATTATACAACCACCGACGGAGATCATAAAGTCGGATTTCCAATATTTCCGCTTTTCGATCGAGATCTCCTGTTGAAATATGGAAATGAGTCAAAAGACCAGAGCCAAGATCAGAAATCCTCGACCGTACGATTACAATTGAAGAATCTGTTTATCGAAGATCGAGATCCTCCATCCTCGTCTTCGTCTGAGGCGGACGAATTAGAGGGAATTTTACCAGAAACTTATTGTATTTGGACACCGCAAAAATCTTCACTGTTGGCTTCGCCTTCCGCGTCGCCGTCAAGATGCAAAAAGAGCAACTCTACTGGATCATCGTCGAAGCAACGGTGGAGATTGCGAGATTTGCTGCATCTTCGAAGAAGCAGCAGCGACGGAAAGGAATCCTTCATATTTTTGAATCCAGATAATCATAAAAACAGCAATAACAATGTCAATTTGGGGAAGAAGAAAGAGGAGAAATTTGAGAAAGGCAAAATAGTTGCAACGAGAGCAGGGAAGGCCAAAGAGAAAGTATCGGCACATGAGGTGTTCTATGTGAGGAACAAGGCATTGAAGGAAGGAGATAAGAGAAAATCATATTTGCCTTACAGGCCAGAACTGGTGGGCTTCTTTGCTAATGTGAACGGACTGGGCCGGAATTTTTCTCCAATCTAA